The Pogona vitticeps strain Pit_001003342236 chromosome 3, PviZW2.1, whole genome shotgun sequence genome includes a window with the following:
- the CLDN14 gene encoding claudin-14 — MASMAVQLLGFFLSLLGLAGTITATILPHWWRTAHVGTNIITAVAYMKGLWMECVWHSTGIYQCQLHRSPLALPRDLRAARAMMVISCVLSTLASVAAAIGMKCTQCAKGSAAKNVFAILGGVLFILAGLICLIPVSWSTNDVVTDFYNPMLPNGMKYEIGQALYLGFVCAALSILGGVILCASCQHTANNIAYNPQPRITRAAPSYRPPMAYKANHTSSVSSASHGGYRLNDYV; from the coding sequence ATGGCTAGCATGGCTGTTCAGTTACTGGGCTTCTTCTTGAGTCTTCTTGGTCTAGCTGGAACAATAACGGCTACCATCCTGCCTCACTGGTGGAGAACGGCACATGTAGGAACCAACATCATCACGGCTGTAGCGTACATGAAGGGTCTCTGGATGGAATGTGTTTGGCACAGCACTGGGATCTATCAGTGTCAGCTCCACCGCTCGCCCCTTGCTTTGCCTCGTGATCTGCGAGCAGCCCGTGCCATGATGGTGATCTCCTGCGTCCTTTCCACTCTGGCATCTGTAGCTGCTGCAATAGGCATGAAGTGCACCCAATGTGCCAAAGggtctgcagccaaaaatgtatTTGCCATCCTGGGTGGAGTGCTTTTCATCCTGGCTGGTCTCATCTGCCTCATCCCTGTTTCTTGGTCAACCAATGATGTTGTCACTGATTTCTACAACCCAATGCTGCCCAATGGGATGAAATACGAGATTGGGCAAGCTCTTTACCTTGGCTTTGTCTGTGCAGCACTGAGTATCCTTGGTGGAGTTATCTTGTGTGCTTCATGCCAACATACTGCCAACAACATAGCCTACAACCCACAACCAAGGATTACAAGGGCAGCTCCGTCCTACAGACCACCAATGGCCTACAAGGCAAACCATACGTCATCAGTATCTTCTGCTTCACACGGTGGTTACAGGTTAAATGACTATGTGTGA